In Cydia amplana chromosome 13, ilCydAmpl1.1, whole genome shotgun sequence, a single genomic region encodes these proteins:
- the LOC134653249 gene encoding heme transporter hrg1-A-like, with amino-acid sequence MLRTKIHIVLSAIGVFLGLSAFICFCIVYANIEAGMWALLSGIHAGLTLMLHCHYLKDSLHVNFSRKALQYIGDFGMFGLIAGTALTLFYIFLEIYNRADVTPIDTSIVIRMVWSFMMMKWGGMLYYFTRSYLRTYNDHQLFSEAHIEET; translated from the exons ATGCTGCGAACGAAAATTCACATAGTTCTAAGTGCAATCGGTGTATTTTTAGGATTGTCAGCATTTATATGTTTTTGCATTGTTTACGCTAACATAGAGGCTGGAATGTGGGCGTTATTATCCG GTATCCATGCTGGCTTGACCCTGATGCTGCACTGTCACTACCTGAAGGACTCGCTCCATGTCAACTTCTCCCGCAAGGCTCTGCAATACATCGGGGACTTCGGCATGTTTGGTCTCATTGCTGGAACAGCACTTACGCTGTTCTATATTTTTCTGGAGATCTATAACAGAGCTG ATGTAACGCCAATAGACACCAGCATAGTAATCCGGATGGTGTGGTCGTTCATGATGATGAAGTGGGGCGGGATGCTGTACTACTTCACCAGGTCCTACTTGCGGACATACAACGACCATCAGCTGTTCTCGGAAGCTCACATTGAGGAGACGTAA
- the LOC134653425 gene encoding uncharacterized protein LOC134653425 codes for MSRVNQAQMKKLLDLLSENGVLVNGKVSYSSTNKQTFWKQIALQLNSVDGGVYKNTWKWCKMWADWKNKTKKKANILLRKKHYNYSHQVAPLNNLELRLLKMIDYPLDDKTDVSDLEMVNKVEIPEPTPEEITDFLTEGYEAPLSPGHNMSSDEEDNTVLGNFAKSKNTFCNVDNILEDGDCKSELDGESLNAEKKIKIKGKKYKKLKTSLEEFKVKSTLALEKEKVQQRSEELRLRALELKLKGEELRLREIEMNKINYLTNIEEEKLKCFKDISASLKELLDRTRNGNVRFHNIL; via the exons ATGAGTCGAGTAAACCAGGctcaaatgaagaaattactcGATCTTCTGAGCGAAAATGGGGTTTTAGTTAACGGAAAGGTCTCGTACTCTAGCACCAATAAGCAGACGTTCTGGAAACAAATTGCTTTGCAGTTAAACTCTGTGGATGGAGGGGTTTACAAAAATACCTGGAAATGGTGTAAG ATGTGGGCCGACtggaaaaacaaaacaaaaaagaaagcaAATATTTTGCTGCGGAAGAAACACTATAATTATAGCCACCAGGTGGCTCCACTCAATAATCTAGAGTTAAGGCTACTGAAGATGATAGACTACCCTCTGGATGATAAGACAGATGTATCAGATCTGGAAATG GTCAACAAAGTAGAGATCCCAGAGCCCACACCAGAGGAAATAACGGATTTTTTGACCGAAGGCTATGAAGCTCCCTTGAGTCCTGGTCATAATATGTCCTCGGATGAAGAAGACAATACAGTTTTAGGCAACTTTGCTAAGAGCAAGAACACATTTTGTAATGTTGATAATATACTAGAAG ATGGTGACTGCAAATCTGAACTAGATGGAGAGTCTTTAAATGCtgaaaagaaaatcaaaattaaaG gaaaaaaatacaaaaaattaaaaacatccttagaagaatttaaagtaaaatcaACACTAGCTTTAGAGAAAGAGAAAGTTCAACAGAGGAGTGAGGAATTAAGACTGCGGGCGTTAGAGCTGAAACTTAAAGGGGAAGAGTTGAGGCTGCGGGAAATTGAGATGAACAAGATAAATTATTTGACCAATATTGAGGAGGAGAAACTGAAATGCTTCAAAGATATATCCGCTTCATTAAAAGA GTTGTTAGACCGCACAAGAAATGGAAATGTTAGGTTTCATAATATCTTGTAA